Proteins encoded by one window of Zerene cesonia ecotype Mississippi chromosome 6, Zerene_cesonia_1.1, whole genome shotgun sequence:
- the LOC119840613 gene encoding uncharacterized protein LOC119840613, which produces MESTRRTLPVASIALADEKSILSERLEKPYRLTTFIVTFCEGILTSVDIQQFIELGLHIISFKMSNVTRTDKIKLLAMLKSAVKGACRKYDVSTWPIAISIDLPSATIRTGVIRADIGNCITLKENDVTEITSNDYYINRCSAEKIYIDDKNTLKIIKPGQEIVIVYSDISLVCMETNSQFIRCKVIKGGVLRNREHIIFRGLPNLKEDIATIDIELIEFAKEFELDIVTINYVRQTSVVQRVRNLFPIELNPLVISTICDQQGLDNIDVIIQESDGIILAREFLVFQISNKYSMHAIELQISAKCQKVGKPFFVSGNILEKTLMKGKLSYSELSDITNAVLHKSGFVLKNYCDAENLLKSLKILDSVCRFVESMHKIDSTWKISTEIDTPVNAAEACLSACALTAKQVGALVIVLTTVTGRTAARLSLIAPDAIVLAVTSKPAVARKLRFYRGLIPIIYDKEREANWYEETVARVRFAVCYGIKNELLKYGYTFVALRKSHYTSSFADNISIWNVSVAEEHARYSHPQILDRPCNRFRRCPVIVTLSDTQITPVEIQKLLEVGMNVAKFKMSFTTKGDRIRMLGKVDKAALACCRKFGVHDWPVATCIELKTCIVKTGLLENNADFIAFKEGMHVVLTCRLSHYNKCSLKKVFVDNPTLAKDIKEGTEISIGSDEVIMKCEAILDEENIKCIVVKGGQLGNVCNVCARGVAHNQPIITKKDLDMVKFALQYQIDMIIVNYVRKAETLTEIKKYMGKMLRPLIFGGVCTQEGLENIDDIIKECDGIILSREFLPFEIDVSQKFRLAHIQKWVCGKCMQAGKPFYLSGGVFKEALKTGLFYDNEISDVVNALMDGVSGFILRDCFNVDNTYEVLHAINETCYFVEPIVASKSNFWRILDEAKSPINAAEAAVMSCALVANQTKSRVIIVPTVTGKTLKALHRMRPACLVISLSKKISVLRLLHTYRSVMPLMYKESPESSKNWQEAIERRIDYAIEYAVQRGWLVYGDMYVTLQRGSDDSSFCDMVRVWIVRVSKKLLVE; this is translated from the exons ATGGAAAGCACGAGGCGTACCCTTCCAGTAGCATCTATAGCTTTGGCTGATGAAAAATCAATTCTCTCAGAGCGGCTAGAAAAACCGTATAGACTAACTACCTTTATCGTTACTTTTT GTGAAGGGATATTAACATCAGTGGATATACAGCAATTCATTGAATTGGGTCTGCACATCATCAGTTTTAAAATGAGCAACGTGACAAGaacagacaaaataaaattattggcTATGCTCAAAAGCGCTGTGAAGGGTGCTTGCAGAAAATATGACGTATCAACTTGGCCAATAGCCATTTCCATAGATTTGCCAAGTGCCACCATCCGAACCGGTGTTATACGAGCA gatATAGGTAACTGCATAACATTGAAGGAGAATGACGTTACTGAAATCACAAGCAACGATTATTACATTAACAGATGCTCCGccgaaaaaatatacattgacGATAAAAAcactttgaaaattataaaacctgGCCAAGAAATTGTAATAGTTTACAGTGATATTTCATTGGTTTGCATGGAAACCAATTCTCAGTTCATTCGATGTAAAGTTATTAAAGGTGGTGTCCTTCGAAATAGAGAACACATTATTTTTCGAGGATTACCAAACCTTAAAGAAGATATTGCAACCATCGATATAGAGTTGATTGAATTTGCTAAGGAGTTTGAG CTCGACATAGTTACGATTAATTACGTTCGTCAAACCAGTGTCGTACAAAGAGTCAGAAATCTGTTTCCGATAGAATTGAATCCACTTGTAATAAGCACAATTTGCGATCAACAAGGTTTGGATAACATTGACGTTATTATTCAG GAATCAGATGGTATTATACTCGCGCGTGAATTCCTGGTATTTCAAATATCCAACAAATATAGTATGCATGCTATTGAGCTTCAGATTAGTGCGAAATGTCAAAAG GTTGGGAAGCCATTTTTCGTATCTGGCAATATTCTTGAAAAAACTTTAATGAAAGGGAAATTATCGTACAGTGAATTATCTGATATAACGAACGCGGTACTACATAAGAGTGGTTTCGTCCTAAAGAATTATTGTGACGCtgaaaatttactaaaatctCTAAAAATATTGGACTCAGTTTGTCGATTTGTTGAATCTATGCATAAAATTGATAGCACGTGGAAGATATCAACCGAG ATAGATACGCCAGTAAATGCAGCTGAAGCCTGTCTCTCCGCGTGTGCTCTAACGGCCAAACAAGTCGGGGCTCTGGTCATAGTTCTGACCACAGTGACAGGCAGAACTGCCGCTCGACTGTCCCTAATAGCGCCCGATGCAATAGTGTTGGCGGTCACTTCAAAACCAGCAGTGGCTAGGAAGTTGAGGTTCTATAGAGGGTTAATACCGATTATATACGATA AAGAACGTGAAGCTAACTGGTACGAAGAGACAGTCGCTCGCGTACGATTTGCGGTTTGTTACGGTATCAAAAATGAACTACTGAAGTACGGCTACACATTTGTAGCTTTAAGGAAATCTCATTACACCAGCTCTTTCGCtgataatataagtatttggAATGTGTCTGTGGCAGAAGAACATGCgagata CAGTCATCCTCAAATTTTAGATCGCCCTTGCAACCGGTTTAGAAGATGTCCGGTTATCGTCACCTTAT CCGACACACAAATAACACCTgtcgaaattcaaaaattgttaGAAGTTGGTATGAATGTagcgaaatttaaaatgtccTTCACCACAAAGGGAGACAGGATTCGAATGCTCGGAAAAGTGGACAAAGCTGCGTTGGCGTGTTGTCGTAAATTTGGCGTCCACGATTGGCCAGTAGCTACTTGCATCGAACTGAAAACGTGTATCGTTAAAACAGGCCTTCtagaaaat AATGCagattttatagcatttaaagAAGGAATGCATGTAGTTCTTACATGTAGACTGTCgcattacaataaatgtagCCTAAAAAAGGTGTTCGTTGACAATCCCACTCTAGCCAAAGACATCAAAGAAGGAACAGAAATCTCCATTGGATCAGATGAAGTTATAATGAAATGTGAAGCTATTCTGGATGAGGAGAATATTAAGTGCATTGTAGTGAAGGGTGGCCAGTTAGGTAACGTCTGTAATGTGTGTGCTAGAGGTGTTGCTCACAACCAACCAATTATAACTAAGAAGGATCTAGACATGGTTAAATTTGCATTGCAGTACCAG attgatatgataattgtaaattatgtaaGAAAAGCAGAAACCCTCACTGAAATAAAGAAGTACATGGGAAAGATGTTAAGGCCTTTGATATTCGGTGGCGTTTGTACGCAAGAAGGTCTGGAAAACATAGATGACATTATTAAG GAATGTGATGGTATTATACTGTCGAGGGAATTTTTACCATTTGAAATAGATGTATCGCAAAAATTTCGTTTAGCCCATATACAAAAATGGGTGTGTGGAAAATGTATGCAG GCAGGTAAGCCGTTTTACTTATCCGGTGGAGTTTTCAAGGAAGCACTGAAGACTGGATTATTCTATGACAATGAAATATCCGACGTAGTGAATGCACTTATGGATGGAGTTAGCGGCTTTATTCTCAGAGATTGCTTTAACGTTGATAATACGTATGAAGTCCTGCATGCTATTAATGAGACGTGTTACTTCGTTGAACCCATTGTTGCTAGTAAGAGCAATTTTTGGAGGATTCTTGATGAg GCGAAATCACCGATAAATGCAGCCGAGGCAGCCGTCATGTCTTGTGCGTTAGTCGCCAACCAGACAAAATCGCGAGTTATCATCGTACCCACAGTGACCGGCAAAACACTGAAGGCCCTTCACCGCATGAGACCCGCGTGCCTTGTTATCTCTCTCAGCAAGAAGATCAGTGTATTAAGGCTACTTCATACGTATAGAAGCGTAATGCCCCTCATGTACAAAG AATCACCAGAGTCATCGAAAAATTGGCAGGAAGCAATCGAAAGGCGAATTGATTACGCCATAGAATACGCAGTACAACGGGGCTGGTTGGTGTACGGAGATATGTATGTGACGCTGCAGCGAGGATCCGATGATAGCTCCTTCTGCGACATGGTCAGGGTTTGGATTGTTCGCGTCTCGAAGAAACTGTTGGTCGAGTGA